From Phenylobacterium montanum, the proteins below share one genomic window:
- a CDS encoding LacI family DNA-binding transcriptional regulator, translating into MQEKPTSFDIAQLAGVSQPTVSRALRGSPTVSEATRRKIEEIARQLNYKVDKNASNLRSQHTNTLALLLFEDPTPDDSLINPFFLSMLGSITRNCAIRGYDLLVSFQQLSGNWHTDYQDSGKADGVILLGYGDYDEYRWRLDKLVAEGANFVRWGSVQEGQPGITIGCDNLQGGYEITRHLIGLGRRRIAFLGAASSGYPEFQDRYRGYVKALSEAELPVLAANQVDAISTEESGHEAALTLIGRGLDFDAVVCASDLIAIGAIRALQEHGLAVPDTVAVTGFDDILAANFANPPLTTIAQDSREAGAALVDALIGQIGKQTVESRMLPTRLVVRRSCGGAPT; encoded by the coding sequence ATGCAGGAAAAGCCCACCTCGTTCGACATCGCCCAGTTGGCAGGGGTGTCCCAGCCGACCGTGTCGCGGGCCCTGCGGGGAAGCCCGACGGTCAGCGAGGCTACGCGGCGCAAGATCGAAGAGATCGCCCGGCAGCTGAACTACAAGGTCGACAAGAACGCCTCGAATCTGCGTTCGCAGCACACCAACACCCTGGCCCTTCTGCTGTTCGAGGATCCGACTCCGGACGATTCGCTGATCAACCCGTTTTTCCTGTCTATGCTCGGCTCGATCACCCGCAATTGCGCGATCAGGGGCTATGACCTGCTGGTCTCCTTCCAGCAGCTGTCCGGCAACTGGCACACCGACTACCAGGACAGCGGCAAGGCCGACGGCGTCATCCTCCTGGGCTACGGCGACTACGACGAATACCGCTGGCGACTGGACAAGCTGGTGGCCGAGGGGGCGAACTTCGTGCGCTGGGGTTCGGTGCAGGAGGGCCAGCCGGGAATCACCATCGGCTGCGACAACCTGCAGGGCGGCTACGAGATCACCCGTCACCTGATCGGCCTGGGGCGGCGGCGGATCGCCTTCCTGGGCGCCGCGTCATCAGGCTATCCGGAATTCCAGGACCGCTACCGGGGCTATGTGAAGGCGCTCAGCGAGGCGGAGCTGCCGGTTCTGGCTGCGAATCAGGTCGACGCCATCTCCACCGAGGAATCGGGGCACGAAGCGGCGCTGACCCTGATCGGGCGGGGCCTCGATTTCGACGCCGTGGTCTGCGCCAGCGACCTGATCGCCATCGGCGCCATCCGGGCGTTGCAGGAGCACGGGCTTGCGGTGCCGGACACCGTCGCGGTCACCGGCTTCGACGACATCCTGGCGGCCAATTTCGCCAATCCGCCCCTGACCACCATCGCCCAGGATTCGCGCGAGGCCGGGGCGGCCCTGGTCGACGCCCTGATCGGCCAGATCGGCAAGCAGACGGTGGAGAGCCGGATGCTGCCGACGCGTCTGGTCGTGCGACGATCATGCGGCGGCGCCCCAACTTGA
- a CDS encoding TonB-dependent receptor — protein sequence MGWALLFAATGAAAQAQAPASSSSSLDEIVVTGIRHSQISALKVKRANEDIVEAISAEDIGKLPDDSIADSIARLPGLAAQRDNSGRTQDISIDGLPSAMNTTLLNGFMQATTDNNRTTQLDQYPAEIMNSVVVYKTGDASLTGAAIGTIDMRTVRPLDYGKTNLFLGAQGEYALEGKLQPGATDTGYRANLTYITQLDNDKIGVMFGYSHIETPNQIIAQHPWGYYAANDQLEGGLQDQLRSDTLTRDSGVVTIQYKPTDNLEFVVDAFDSSYDDDAIIRGVEFPLSGTPTNVANGTSTWSALAPQLESYDYRQTSRLRSADFTMNYKFGNGWKMHADYGYSDADNHFDQLQLYNGFGLNGQQNTTTATLTEGKGPGGNIGISNWSENLVNVALGENQGWSNYIPAGFPGACPGGVVSPNNPPQWGSTCNGGPDADQMGGAGQNLIQRTFDSIQQTKWSLSKDIPGSISNIEAGVSYSVRKKDYRVEEDELFLLSGNESQPIPASWLSSPTNMSVFGLPDMYSINPRQAFNSGQYGSVADYRAPGGGNGASLSDWSISERVITPYFKAQIRTEVGGHDLTGNFGIQAVNTSQSVTTSFEYPAGGTVFNYVAIPSSTEYWDVLPSLNLTLHLNDSQDIRFSAGRSMARARFDQMGGGSSVSFNFAASGNTSPWSGSLANPSLKPWISDDVELTYERYFAPGEGISLDFFYKNLETYIYQSSSTANFSAYYAATGPYTNNGVTIPAPIMTGPVTQWVNGNGGALYGVIFSGNFQLKHLSQVLDGFGISGTAGVIESTVKIPTAPGCALNNINTYQTPCQSGTPDGNLPQYSKYVANVSLYWEKNGISLRLNDRYRSKYDQEVVDYNGGLQPVLGAAENIVDFQAGYDITSGPLKNLSFTFAAENITNEAMNSYTGRWNSATNSATSPDPKNTVYYKLFGTNLLFGVHYKY from the coding sequence TTGGGTTGGGCGCTGCTGTTCGCCGCCACCGGCGCGGCGGCCCAAGCCCAGGCTCCGGCGTCGTCTTCGAGCTCGCTCGACGAGATCGTGGTCACCGGCATCCGCCACAGCCAGATCAGCGCCCTGAAAGTGAAGCGCGCCAACGAGGACATCGTCGAAGCGATCTCCGCAGAAGACATCGGCAAGCTGCCGGACGACTCCATCGCCGACTCCATCGCCCGCCTCCCGGGCCTGGCGGCGCAGCGCGACAACAGCGGCCGCACTCAGGACATCTCCATCGACGGCCTGCCGTCGGCGATGAACACCACCCTGCTGAACGGCTTCATGCAGGCGACCACCGACAACAACCGCACCACCCAGCTCGACCAGTATCCGGCCGAGATCATGAATTCGGTGGTGGTGTACAAGACCGGCGACGCCTCGCTGACCGGGGCCGCGATCGGCACCATCGACATGCGGACGGTTCGTCCGCTCGACTATGGCAAGACCAACCTGTTCCTGGGCGCGCAGGGCGAATACGCCCTCGAAGGCAAGCTGCAGCCCGGCGCCACCGACACCGGCTATCGCGCCAATCTCACCTACATCACCCAGCTCGACAACGACAAAATCGGCGTGATGTTCGGCTATTCGCACATCGAGACGCCCAACCAGATCATCGCACAGCACCCTTGGGGCTACTATGCGGCGAACGATCAACTCGAGGGCGGGCTGCAGGATCAGCTTCGCAGCGATACACTCACCCGCGACAGCGGCGTTGTGACGATACAGTACAAGCCGACAGACAATCTCGAATTCGTCGTCGACGCCTTCGACTCCTCTTACGATGACGACGCCATCATTCGGGGGGTAGAGTTTCCGCTCAGCGGAACTCCGACCAACGTAGCAAACGGCACGAGTACCTGGTCGGCGCTGGCGCCGCAGCTGGAGAGCTACGACTACCGGCAGACCTCGCGCTTGCGGTCAGCCGATTTCACGATGAACTACAAGTTCGGCAACGGCTGGAAGATGCATGCCGACTACGGTTACTCCGACGCCGACAACCACTTTGACCAGCTGCAGCTGTACAACGGCTTTGGTCTCAACGGTCAGCAGAACACCACCACTGCGACCTTGACCGAAGGCAAGGGCCCCGGCGGGAACATCGGCATCTCCAACTGGAGCGAGAACCTCGTGAACGTGGCCTTGGGGGAAAACCAAGGCTGGTCAAACTATATTCCGGCTGGCTTCCCGGGCGCCTGCCCCGGCGGGGTCGTGTCTCCGAACAATCCACCTCAATGGGGCAGCACCTGCAATGGTGGGCCCGACGCTGACCAGATGGGCGGCGCAGGACAAAACCTGATCCAACGCACCTTCGACAGCATCCAACAGACCAAGTGGTCCTTGAGCAAGGATATCCCCGGATCGATCAGCAACATCGAAGCCGGAGTTTCCTATAGCGTCCGCAAGAAAGACTACCGCGTCGAAGAAGACGAGCTGTTTCTGCTCAGCGGGAACGAATCCCAGCCTATTCCGGCGAGCTGGCTTTCGTCCCCGACCAATATGAGCGTCTTCGGGCTGCCGGATATGTACAGCATCAATCCGCGGCAGGCCTTCAATAGCGGCCAATACGGCTCGGTCGCTGACTATCGCGCGCCCGGCGGGGGCAACGGGGCGTCGCTATCCGATTGGTCCATCAGCGAGCGGGTGATCACGCCCTATTTCAAAGCCCAGATCCGCACCGAGGTCGGCGGCCATGACCTGACCGGCAATTTCGGAATCCAGGCCGTCAATACCTCGCAAAGCGTCACGACGTCATTCGAATACCCGGCGGGCGGGACTGTCTTTAACTACGTGGCCATACCGTCATCCACGGAATACTGGGACGTTCTGCCGAGCCTCAACCTGACTCTGCATTTGAACGACAGCCAGGACATTCGCTTCTCGGCTGGCCGGTCGATGGCTCGTGCGCGGTTCGACCAGATGGGCGGCGGCTCAAGCGTGAGCTTCAACTTCGCCGCCTCCGGCAATACCAGCCCGTGGAGCGGCAGCCTCGCCAACCCCAGCCTGAAGCCATGGATCTCAGACGACGTCGAGCTTACCTATGAGCGATACTTTGCTCCGGGCGAAGGCATATCGCTCGACTTCTTCTACAAGAACCTCGAAACCTACATCTATCAAAGCAGCTCGACCGCTAATTTCTCCGCCTACTATGCCGCCACCGGCCCATACACAAACAACGGCGTAACAATACCCGCGCCGATCATGACCGGTCCGGTGACCCAGTGGGTGAATGGCAATGGCGGCGCGCTCTATGGCGTCATCTTCTCGGGCAATTTCCAGCTGAAGCACCTGTCCCAGGTGTTGGACGGCTTCGGAATATCAGGCACGGCGGGGGTAATCGAAAGCACGGTCAAGATTCCGACGGCTCCTGGCTGCGCTCTCAACAACATCAATACTTACCAGACCCCTTGCCAATCCGGCACGCCGGACGGCAATCTTCCCCAGTATTCGAAGTATGTCGCCAACGTCAGCCTGTACTGGGAAAAGAACGGTATTTCTCTGCGCCTCAACGACCGCTATCGCAGCAAATATGACCAGGAAGTTGTGGACTACAACGGCGGCCTGCAACCAGTCCTGGGCGCAGCCGAAAACATCGTGGACTTCCAGGCCGGTTAT